In Ignavibacteriales bacterium, the sequence CCTGTTTTCGCAATAAGTTTGGCGGCAATTTTTTTAAAAGAAAAACTTCACAGGGAATTTTTCTCTGGGCTGGCCTGGCAATCGTTGGCGCTTATTTGATGACTTTTGGATTTACGATACCTGATTTTAATGCGGGAGATAAAACAACAATAGCAGCACTTTTTGCTCTGCTTGCTGCTTTAAGTTTTAGTTCGTCAACTGTACTTAGTAAACGTGCACTTCTTAACGTAAGTTTTGAATTAGGAACCTATCTTCGTTTTGCTATTACTTCAATAATAATGTTCGTAATTATGATTGCTGCAGGAGATGCAAAATCAATTCAAACAATTTCATCTCATCAGGTGATGGTATTTTTTATTATAGCATTTACAACCGGTGGTCCCGCAATTTTTCTGTATTATTATGGATTGAAAAGAATCACTGCTTCAGTTGCTTCTATCTGCGAATTAGCTTTCCTTTAACTGCAGTGGTGCTCGAGTATTTTGTACACGGAAATATTTTAACTTTAGTTCAGTGGATAGGTGTTGCAATTCTCTTCGCCAGCATTATTAAAGTAAGTAGAATAAAATAACTTATTTAGAAATCGCAGTTCTTCTATGTTCAAACTTATCGTGAATCCACTTGTGCGCGATGAATGAAGCCAATGTTTTTCAAATACATAATTATACATTCGCCGGAAACGAATTGAAGGTTATTCGTTTCGCAAAAGTCTTTACTTCTTTTGAATCCGAACCTGGCTGCAGCCAAACTTTCTTTATACCAAGACTAATGGCATCGTTTAAAACATTCATCGTTTCATCCGGTGGTACGGTTGTGATAATTGCATCGAGTGCAACAGGAATCGCTGAAAGTTTCGGGAAAAGATTAGTACTATCTCCTGCAATTGAATTTTTATTTACTGCATAAACATTGCAGCCGGAATTTTTAATGATTGTACAGCGGTAAATCCAAATCCCTTCTGATTTCTTGAAACACCAACCACTGCGATGTTTCGGCAGTTAAGAATTTCCTCAATTGTTTTACTTGACATATTCTCCTCTGATTTTTTTATTTTTGCTTTAGAAAATTATCTTTTATTAATAAACTTTTTGTTATCCGAGAAATAAAAAGGGAAAGCCTAATGAGGGAAAAGAAAAATTGTTTTGGTATTGGGACATTGCTTCTAAGTGCTGCAGCAGGCAGTATGCTCACATTTCTATTCGCAACAAGAGAAGGCAGAATTTTCAGAACTATACTTACAAATGATTTAGATATTTACTTTGAAAATGCTAAGGAAAAAGCAAGCGAACTAATCAAAAGAGCAAAATCCACAGCCGGCGATATTTATAGAAAGACAGAAGAGTTAATAAATATTTCAAAGCAGATTGCTTCCGGAAAATATAAAAGGCACTAAAGAAAGTTTTGAAAAGGAAATCGAAGCAATTCATTCGGCATATTCTGCGGCAATAGAATCATACAAACAATTTGCTGATGAAGAAACAGATTATATTGATAAATATGATTGGCTTGGAGAATA encodes:
- a CDS encoding CoA-binding protein encodes the protein MPKHRSGWCFKKSEGIWIYRCTIIKNSGCNVYAVNKNSIAGDSTNLFPKLSAIPVALDAIITTVPPDETMNVLNDAISLGIKKVWLQPGSDSKEVKTFAKRITFNSFPANV
- a CDS encoding YtxH domain-containing protein, with the protein product MREKKNCFGIGTLLLSAAAGSMLTFLFATREGRIFRTILTNDLDIYFENAKEKASELIKRAKSTAGDIYRKTEELINISKQIASGKYKRH